DNA from Pomacea canaliculata isolate SZHN2017 linkage group LG9, ASM307304v1, whole genome shotgun sequence:
caacagccaacagccaacagccaacagccaacagccaacagccaacagccaacagccaacagccaacagccaacagccaacagccaacagccaacagccaacagccaacagccaacagccaacagccaacagccaacagccaacagccaacagccaacagccaacagccaacagccaacagccaacagccaacagccaacagccaacagccaacagccaacagccaacagccaacagccaacagccaacagccaacagccaacagccaacagccaacagccaacagccaacagccaacagccaacagccaacaaacagccaacagccaacagccaacagccaacagccaacagccaacagccaacagccaacagccaacagccaacagccaacagccaacagccaacagccaacagccaacagccaacagccaacagccaacagccaacagccaacagccaacagccaacagccacagccaacagccaacagccaacagccaacagccaacagccaacagccaacagccaacagccaacagccaacagccaacagccaacagccaacagccaacagccaacagccaacagccaacagccaacagccaacagccaacagccaacagccaacagccaacagccaacagccaacagccaacagccaacagccaacagccaacagccaacagccaacagccaacagccaacagccaacagccaacagccaacagccaacagccaacagccaacagccaacagccaacagccaacagccaacagccaacagccaacagccaacagccaacagccaacagccaacagccaacagccaacagccaacagccaacagccaacagccaacagccaacagccaacagccaacagccaacagccaacagccaacagccaacagccaacagccaacagccaacagccaacagccaacagccaacagccaacagccaacagccaacagccaacagccaacagccaacagccaacagccaacagccaacagccaacagccaacagccaacagccaacagccaacagccaacagccaacagccaacagccaacagccaacagccaacagccaacagccaacagccaacagccaacagccaacagccaacagccaacagccacagccaacagccaacagccaacagccaacagccaacagccaacagccaacagccaacagccaacagccaacagccaacagccaacagccaacagccaacagccaacagccaacagccaacagccaacagccaacagccaacagccaacagccaacagccaacagccaacagccaacagccaacagccaacagccaacagccaacagccaacagccaacagccaacagccaacagccaacagccaacagccaacagccaacagccaacagccaacagcaacagccaacagccaacagccaacagccaacagccaacagccaacagccaacagccaacagccaacagccaacagccaacagccaacagccaacagccaaacagccaacagccaacagccaacagccaacagccaacagccaacagccaacagccaacagccaacagccaacagccaacagccaacagccaacagccaacagccaacagccaacagccaacagccaacagccaacagccaacagccaacagccaacagccacagccaacagccaacagccaacagccaacagccaacagccaacagccaacagccaacagccaacagccaacagccaacagccaacagccaacagccaacagccaacagccaacagccaacagccaacagccaacagccaacagccacagccaacagccagccaacagcccagccaacagccaacagccaacagccaacagccaacagccaacagccaacagccaacagccagccaacagcagccacagcCAGCCAAcccagccaacagcaacagccaacagccaacagccaacagccaacagcccagccaacagccagccaacagccaaccagGTGgtgccagccagccaaccagccaggccatgccagaatccccagccctgccttccagccagggtggtgctctggacctggcggtgggggaggtgccatgccagaatccccagccctgccttccagccagggtggtgctctggacctggcggtgggggaggtgccatgccagaatccccagccctgcctttatGCCCCCCCTTGCCATCATCCCCTCCTCGCATTGGTAGGACTGTGCCATCATGGACTGGTAGGAAGCCGGTGATCGATCTGACTCACCACACGGGGTCTGAAGTGAAGGGTGTTAGAGGCGGGTTAGTCTATGCGATGTTACACATACCGCTGTACAATATTTTTAGATTATACCTTAATAAGAAATAGAGATTAACAAGAGTCGAAGAGACACTTACTTTCATCGCCCTGTACCTTGTTGTGGCCCTAACGGACCATATGTATATGTGGGTGAGGCTGGGTGGACAgcgtgtttctaaaacttacaactgttctaaagaaggaaatttagaaataaacaaatttacaataaaagctaatgtattaaaaaaaaccacagtatgtcttcaaacttaattattttgagaccgtttcagtaaagtgtcttggtttttgtttttaaaaactgacatgataaataaaaaaattttaacagatagctgctgaccttttattacttttcattagtgATGTTGGTAACTCTACAATTTAATCACAGATTAAAGAGACGAAGCTACCCAGACAATGCCTGATAATATTTACGCACTTGGTATTGCCCCAGCCCCTGGACTGACATACCCGAGCTCGCACGCAGCCCAAACATTCAGCAGTCTTTCGGAAAGTCAAGCGACAATGCCCGAAGATCCGTAAAGAACTTTgtgacattccttccttccacacaaaagcaatagCCCTCTGCCACTCaggatttttttccaaatgccCTCCGACCTACAGACACCACCACCTGACTATTATCTGATAAAAACTATCGGACTGTAAAGGTTCAATTTGCATAATGGACTAGTCGGCGGAAGGTCTTGTCTTGTTCTATAACTTTTATCATCTGGACCACCTAAGtgctgtgccgagctttctagtgctacctctccaccttcccctcctgcattccatcctccctcccacaaagacagccacacacggacaacggacgtcctgcctctgtgctgctgagcagtggagctctcttcctcatcacattcgtaataataaattttcatattattgATTCCATGTCTGTTGGTAGACAGTCTGCAGCAGTTTGTATGGCGCTGTGTACATATTATGGGCAGCACAGCCAATTCCTGATAGTTGacactgtatactgtataccATACTACACAGTGTGAGAGCTCTCGACAGAAAGATGGATAGTTTTCAGGGAAATTGATTCTGAGTTCtttctgcagcaaacaaaatcatATAAACATTCTCCTCTCCTTGAATTTTATaaaccacccacccaccccgccttgcagccggggtggtgctcttgcccagtggtaaagctaggccgacccacccaccccgcctttttaaattaaatgttacaaTTAAATGTTACTGTCGAACACATTCCTGCTTTTATTGTTGGACCGTCCTTGGAAGGTCTTGGGGCGgcccggtggcacaacggttagcgcctgtcacctatacagtgaaggttggctgccctgagttcatttctcgtctccggcatgctgttctttttctgcacgctgcatctgtttacagggctcgCTGCCtagccgtgatatagccataagttgctggctcggcgtaaaacaccaatttcccccttcccccccttccccccctcccccctcgGAAGGTCTTGGATTACAGCACAGCCAAAGCTAATAACGGATTTTGCCGTTGCGTGGCTGTTTAAATTTAGTGCTGACGGTGATATTGTAATCAATGATAACAGGTGTAATACTGTTGTGTCATCATTGCTTGTCCCATGGACCCATCAGCGAACCTTGTCTGACGACTCCAGTTTAGTTGTCCTCCAAACTTCTTGGTGTTTCTACTTTCAGTTACGCAGCTGCGAGTTACAGGTGTCTGTCTGCAGGGCCCCGAACATCTGCTCttactttcaaagaaaaaaagctcaCAGAAGGTTTCAGACATGGCCAGGATGTGGTGCGAGAACTGCAACAACTACCCTAGTGACAGCGAGGATGAGGTATGTTTTTAGGAAGTTAATCTTTGTTGCTCTTTTACTTTCCAGTATAACTGCAGGTAAGACATTTTCGGTCATGCCGACTTGTCTGTCAGCTCGTAGCAAACGGTCATTTGTAGCTGTCTTACAACTGGGTCTTGCCAGCGGGGAGATGTACAGGCTGACGGTTAAACCAAGATCTCTCATGTGTAGCCACAGCTATTGCGACTGTGGTGTCTGTAGAAGAGGTGAGGTAATTCTACTACTGTAGAATGTGATGACAGCTGTAACTGGTGACTTTGTAGCTGTGGTAATGGTATGTATATTGTCTTATGGTGCTAGTTCTCGCAGTCATGATTGcagataatgacgacgacgatgaaaatGATGGAAGTTTTAAAGCGCGTGTCACAGGGTGGTGGTGGCAACTAGCAAAGAGTAAATACTTCATACCAcagattaacatttttaaaaaaaagtgattccTAGTTACAATCGTTTGAGTTCTTATTAACGAAGTTGAAATTAGTCCCCTTCAACTAATTTACTTAAAATAGGGGAGAAGATGAGCAAAGTCAATCAAAGTTAAGTTTGACGAAAGCGtgtgtattttcagttttgatGATATTGTCAGATAAACATAATGTTAACTGGTTATATTACACAGACTTGCTCAAACTGCGGGGAATACTACACCTACAAGGAGGACgaatgggaggaggaggaccgAGAAGAGGAAAATGATCAGTGCTATTACGAAGGCGATgttgatgaggaggaagaggaggacgacaacgacaacgacgctAATGGGAGGGACAGTTCTTCCAgaaacgatgatgatgatgacgatgataagaGGGACACTTCTTCCAGCAgcgaagatgataatgatgatgatgagagtaACACTTCTTCCAGcaacgacgatgataatgatgatgatgagagtgaCACTTCTTCCAGCAGCGATGGTAAGGAAATCGTTGTCATGGTGAATCTGTTTCCTGACTGAACATATTTCACTCGAAATGAGTATGAAAGAAACTTATAAATACCATCTCTGACTAATaagaacctttttttaaaatgaaaaagcgATTGAAATATAaagtgtcaacaacaacaactacaacaacagcaacattaacaacaaaacgTTTTGCTGCCCATGTAGCTATGAAAACTCTGTTTCTCTTAAATGCCACGTGATTTAAACACTTTGCCAGACATGGTCAGTCTCTTaagaagaaggagaaacagAATTTTCATCTCTACACTGTACTGACTCATTTCTCCATTTCTATTATGTCACCCGTCTGTGCACATGACAGTTAACCACACAAGCGAACACGAATAGACAgcaataataaattatttttaatttgtttatttttacacttttcTATCTACAATACACATTAAGTAGGTTTCAAACCAGAATGCTTCCACTCTTTCATGTCTCCAGTGATAGTACTCAGGTCAGTTTACAAGGGATACCGACCAAGTTTTTGTGGTATCAAAGGTCGAGGGAGAAACATGACTAAAATagcaacaaacacaaaaatgcgCAGACAGGCTGACTGATCGACtggcacacacagacagaaacatctGGATACGCTGACAGAAGTAATAGAATTTTCTAGAACAGAAGATAAGCATTTTAGGATCGGAATTGAGAGGTCGTATTGagtcatgaaattttttttttttttgcttcagacCATTTCCGGGAGAAAAGATGCTTCGGTTCCTTTGAATGTCCCTCCTGCAGCAATCGGTGGGACAGTGCGTATGTCTTCTGCAGGAAAAGGCGAGGAAGTCTGGAGGTAGGTCGatgcctgattttttttttttttttttttttttttgagtgtgaCTTGCAATTACCTCTCTTGGTCGACCCATTCTTCCCACCTCCAAAgctctgattatttttttttctctctctctctctcttctttcctgcTTGTGTTAGTTCTTGCgcgtaaattttctttttcttgattttatgCCTCTCACACAGTCAAACTTACTTGTCACAGCCCCTGTACGAACAGGACTGCAAAGAATGCGACgccagttgtctcccttacagGGTTGCGCCCCTGCGCTGTTCCCTGTGTGGGGAGACCGACTGCACCTGCGAGAGGCACCACAGTGACGTCAACAAACCGCATCGCAGCGACCTCTGCCACAGGTGTCGCTCTGGTCGCCGCTGCAACCACTGGTAGCTTCCTCAACGCCCTTACATCTGGGAGGAGGTGGAACACCATTAATAAATGTAGACAGGGGCAGACAACTTGAGGGTAATTACCGTTGGAGGAGTCTGACATGCAGGTCGACAGGCTATATTTAGCTGAGACCTAGTAAATGAAAGAGGACACGATGTAAAATCTGATGAGTCTGGGACGATAGGCCAAAGAAGATTTGGCTGGACGGTGTGCAAGAAGGGGAAAAACCTTCCATCGCCTCACTACACATATTCTATCGCTTACATCCCTTTAACGGCACTTTGTTCTCTACATGTACCTGACATATTTATACGAGACTTAATCCcatccaaaaacaaaattttgttattgtaattATTTGCTAAAAGtatgtacagatttttttcatgctcTTTCTTCCCCTTTTATCTCTCTCGACTCCCCATCCCTTCTCTTTCGCGGGCGCTCCGGTAGCTCAGTGGTTAGCGcccgtcaccaatacagtgagagctggctgtcctggttcaggtctcgtctcgggcacgctgttctttctctgagcgttgtatttgtttacaggcctggctgccttgccgtgatatagccttataGTTGCTcactcggcgtaaaacaccaatccccccccccctttcacTATCttctgtggggtttttttaagttatttttatcttctatgtaaataaattgtttaattttatgttgcaaataattatttcaaaaataactttcatgctgtaaataatttaaactgtttaaccttatattttttgctgtaaataataaaattgtttaattgtaTCCTTTGCCTCCAAGTTGTACATTGCTGAAGTGAGCAAACGAAGAGATTTTGAgcagctgttgaatgttttcttcatggtgtgccagcctgtgtaccagtggtGGTAAAAATGTGAGATtgggtgagggatgcagcaagaTGGGCAAGTTGACTGATGGGAGGCTATAgggagggacttgtacagcagGACagagataattatatatagtcAGAGAGACTTGCTCAGGCACAAAATCCTGCAGCAGCCAAATCCAACTGTTTGAACAAGTCCACCTGTGATTCAGCTGCTGTCGCAATATAAGGTGTAGCCACAGGTCAATGTGAGGTCACGACGGCGATAACCACAAGTGTAGGACGATGACGATCGAGGACGTTGCTTACAAACAATGACGTGGCCCGGGGTCAGTTACCTTTGTATGTACACCTCGCGCCCATTGGTCCAAAATGAAGGCGCTGTCTTTATGAATAAACATGAGGCGGtagccaaaacaaaaacatccgCTCGTCCATTCACAAACATAAGCTCGTATACCTAAGCAGCTAGAATCTGTGTATGTTCACACATATCCTAATTACACATTCATCTTGAAGTTTGTTCAGTTTGTAACACCGACGAAGCTTTAGATCGACTTGACCTGATGAAAAGCCGGAAACCGTTTCAGCCAATCACAAAAGTTGTCTTAGAATGGTTTTGATCACGCCATGGGGTTTACATCAGTGGTGAGATGACGGCTGACGCACTGTTGTGATTCTTAATCAGGCGTCGTACGAACTATTTCGCCATGTTTAATACTGCGTGTTTACATGCTAAGCAtagaaacagtttcaacaaaCGAATGACAGTCAGCTATTCGCGTCTGCTTCAGCCATTTGACACCGCCGCGGTTCGTGACCGACTTTCATAACAGAGTAGAGACTGGATTCTAGAATCTTTGGTCTGTCCGGTGTCGGCGGACTTGGTTATCGCTTTCTTCGATAACACCCAGGTAAAGTATGTGAATATTACAACCGAAATCGTTCTCTTTATATTAATTGATTCTAATGCCATTGGAGTACTCATCCATGTTTCATTCAGCTTACCCGATTTCAACTGCTAACAACAGTTACAACACTGAGACAATGTCTTCGAGGCTGGTAGTTAGATCGTTCGACAACATGTTGAGTAATTTACATCCTTTTCCAGAATATTATCTATTTTGTTTTAGATAAGAAGGTATCAGTAAGtgatatattttgataatgtGTGGCCAGTGGAAGATTTGGTGTGTGTACCCAGACATTTCCAGTTCTTGGAGTAGTACATAAATTTGAGTTTGTAATAAAATTACTAAAAtcgaaaatataattttttataaattaggATTTACAAGCTAGCAAAAGAGAGCAAGGGTTGAGTATAAAGAAAGTACCAGGAATTCTTGTAGACATCTGCTTGTATCACCAACAATGGTTTTGAACGATCAAGGCTCTATAGCTAAACTGTTTGcccttttaaaagaaaaggtacAAATATGGCATGTGGACAAAGTGCTACtgtttaaaatttcattcattAAGTCTGGATGAGTCAGGATTTTAAGAGATGAAGCAGACTTCTCCATTGTCCCAAGTGTTTGTACAATTAGTGTTTCttcaattacaattacaattctttatttgtaattctttatttaattcagCCACAGGAAGCAATACTGCAACTCATTCCCATGACAGCTGTGTTCTGTAACTCTAACTTGCTATCATTAccaccacaagaaaaaaaatatgcatttagaAAACATAGATGAGCATTATGTTGGCACTAACATGTTCACttggaattattttgtttttttgttcagaAGATCACACAAGATGGCCAGCTTCCACTCTTCAGTTGCCTCATGTGTCAGGGCCATGTCTCCGCAAAGGTGCAAACTTTTGCCACAAATCCCACAAGGCCGTGGCATTCAGTCGCACAGATTGACAAGACCCTTTCCCCACAGTTCAGTGGATCATGAGAGTGCTACTGTATTTGGCACTTCGTGTCGTCACTGCCATAGTGCCACCTCACAGTCAGTAGCTGGACAGGTGAATACCCCATCAGAGAAATCGCAAGGAACCCATATGCCCAGCAGGCTAAAGAACAATGTTGGGAGCCTTATAAGTGGTCTTGGCAACTTTGCTACTAACCTTCCTAGTCGGGTGGCAGAGGAAATAAATCGTTTTAGCTGGCACTCTGACAAGACTAAAGTAGCTGCCACAAGTggtgaaataaaagtaaaagtgaTGAAGCCTTTATATGAGGAGAGCATAAAAGACAGCATTTCACAGACAGCAGCCCTCAAGAATGTTGACAGTCCATCTAAAGTACTGCTGCAGGAACAGCGAAGCTTTGCAGAGGCAATGCAAGACACACATTCAAGTGTTGTTTCCTACTACACCTCTTCAACTTCCAGTGATGAAGTTAAGCCTTCAAAGACAAACCAAAATGTCATTACAACACAAGACAAGAAGCCCTCAAAAGACGAAGAGAATTCATGGAATGTCTTTCGCCAGTTTAGCATTCCCCTTCCATTCTTGGAAATCGGTTCTGGACAGGAGGCCAAGAAAAAGCCATTGATGAAAGCGAATATTGTTTCAAGGTCAGACCTGGAAATGAGGACAAGAGCTCTTGTGGCAGCTATAAAGACAGCATCCTCTGTCCCCTCGCAGTTGAAAAGGCTGGAGGACTTGTGTAAACATCTGATTAACTACCCAAGTATGCGAACTCTTGCCACAAATGTAAGCTATTGCTTAGCAATGAGTCTTACTGTTGTCATTAGTTCTATTCTAATTTTAACCATCTGCCTTAGAGACTATAGCTGTTCTTTCTACTTTTTCAACTCTTTTCAGAAAAGCACTCAGATTTTTAAAGTCTTGAAACTTTATCACTTGTTTGCATGCTTCATACAAATTGCACTTTCTTATGAATAGCAGGTGATTATTTTCACAgaatttgcaattttttttttgtaatttgtagTTGTTATAGCCTATTCTGGGTCTTTAGTTTTCATTACTTTGCACTTTTTTAGTGCATAACACCAGTCAGTTTAACTTAATCTGGAGCAAAGAATTTCTGAAAATTTCTCAGCAGCGATCTGAGTACGCCAGCAACTTACAAGCAGCTTGTACTCACTTAAAGGTCTATAGGGGTGCATTATTTTTCTAGTGACTGTTTACAAGCATTATGTTGCAACTCATCCCATCTCCTcaagtcctttttttctttgtatcaTCAGGAAAAGGTACTGCCATTTATCTTAAGAATGACTGAGGCTAAAAGCAAACTTCTGCGTGACCAGGCCTATGAAACGCTGGCACTTCTGGGCTTTGTCTTTCCAGTTAAAGGCAGAGGAATTCGAATCCTGTCTTTGGATGGTGGTGGCACAAGGTACAGAAACACTAGTTATTGTGCTTAAAACAGCTGATCATGCTCTTCCCAAACATGATCATTTAAAGTAAATTGCtaaatttttatgtattattattattatcaaacaATATATGTCTCTCTTTGCTTATTTAGTTGTTTTCATGATCATCTCCCCACACAGCTCCCTTTACagatttctttgtgtttaaatattgcattttctGTTGGTAAATAAGTTTGTATGCCCATGACCAGTTTGGGAGAAATTTTGTGTTGATCAATAATGTGGTACAGCACATAACGCGAACAGATTCAAGTAAACTGGAAATTGTCACAATGTTTGAACTACTTAACGAGAAGAatagtggaaagggagatgaaaggaaagggctggacatggggtcacctggagcgggtttcagccaatCAACATTGGTggcagactctggttgaggccttatgtgcaacctgatgcacgaagaggaatagatagattgAACTACTTAACAGCAGCATGGAGTACAGATTCTGGCATTTACTTAGATTTGACCAGTTATTTGATTTTATGTGGAAATAGGAGTTCTTTCTCAGGTACCAGTAATGATTTTTGTGAATGCATGTAGTTTGGTTGGGGTCTTGTGGTGGTGTTTGGCAGTCAGTGCTACTTGATGTTTCTTTGTAGTTCAGCCTTACAATCCAGTTCATCTACATggagatgtgtttgtgtacctgCAGGGGCACATGCATGTTTATTCACATACATTTGCACAATACATGCAAGCACTCCAACCCTTTTCCTTTACTCTGTGCACTCATATTGTGCAACTGATAAGTGCATGTCAAAAATTGATAGGAATCCTGTGGTCTGATCTTGTTGCTGCCATactatattttctttacttgtAAAACCACTTTACTAGGTTAACTCCTCCTGTATAGCTGAAGTTGCTGGTTTGATAAAACACTACTaatttctccccccccccacccctcaaaagaaaaaaaacaaactcgcTGCCCGTttcttttgcaaacattttgtaagGGCTTAGATCATGCAATGTGTGCAT
Protein-coding regions in this window:
- the LOC112571880 gene encoding calcium-independent phospholipase A2-gamma-like — translated: MASFHSSVASCVRAMSPQRCKLLPQIPQGRGIQSHRLTRPFPHSSVDHESATVFGTSCRHCHSATSQSVAGQVNTPSEKSQGTHMPSRLKNNVGSLISGLGNFATNLPSRVAEEINRFSWHSDKTKVAATSGEIKVKVMKPLYEESIKDSISQTAALKNVDSPSKVLLQEQRSFAEAMQDTHSSVVSYYTSSTSSDEVKPSKTNQNVITTQDKKPSKDEENSWNVFRQFSIPLPFLEIGSGQEAKKKPLMKANIVSRSDLEMRTRALVAAIKTASSVPSQLKRLEDLCKHLINYPSMRTLATNEKVLPFILRMTEAKSKLLRDQAYETLALLGFVFPVKGRGIRILSLDGGGTRGLMMLECLAKIEQVSGKHIYQLFDYVCGVSTGALIAAITCLYRLPLEECRRLYLEFSRQMFNRSRVFGTSGLVWNHAFYSTDQWEKILQEEMGHKLMVEFAQDPVVPKMAAVSNIMNTPRMVNFLFRNYNHPPDTYSQFPGSCTNSLWEVIRASSAAPGYYEPFILGEYVHMDGGLMTNNPTALAIHESRLLWPNECVQCVVSLGTGRYEPTVEMSPTKLSLKEKVSKVVDSATDTEGVHMILTDLMQPSTYFRFNPYLSEEIQLDEIRDEKLKIMQQDAQMYLHKNEHKVQRAVEILTKHRTPKQRIFDWLRHKGDMH
- the LOC112572812 gene encoding sarcoplasmic reticulum histidine-rich calcium-binding protein-like is translated as MARMWCENCNNYPSDSEDETCSNCGEYYTYKEDEWEEEDREEENDQCYYEGDVDEEEEEDDNDNDANGRDSSSRNDDDDDDDKRDTSSSSEDDNDDDESNTSSSNDDDNDDDESDTSSSSDDHFREKRCFGSFECPSCSNRWDSAYVFCRKRRGSLEPLYEQDCKECDASCLPYRVAPLRCSLCGETDCTCERHHSDVNKPHRSDLCHRCRSGRRCNHW